A stretch of Desulfotalea psychrophila LSv54 DNA encodes these proteins:
- the smpB gene encoding SsrA-binding protein SmpB — protein MGIKIVCKNKKAYHEYEILDTYEAGMVLSGPEVKSLRGGRGNLVDGHVAINARGEAMLYNVHISHYMFTSHNPVEPLRVRKLLLHKRELHKLNGKLKEKGLALIPLKIYFIENGKAKIELGLAKGKKMYDKRATLKEQQGKRELARVMRRG, from the coding sequence ATGGGTATTAAGATAGTTTGTAAAAACAAGAAGGCCTACCATGAGTACGAGATTCTCGACACCTATGAGGCGGGTATGGTGCTCTCCGGCCCGGAGGTCAAATCCCTGCGGGGTGGACGAGGTAACCTCGTCGATGGTCATGTGGCCATTAATGCCCGTGGTGAAGCGATGCTCTATAATGTTCATATTTCACATTATATGTTTACCAGCCACAATCCGGTAGAGCCTCTGCGGGTGCGTAAATTACTTCTCCACAAGAGAGAGCTGCACAAACTAAATGGAAAATTAAAAGAGAAAGGCCTTGCCCTCATCCCCTTGAAGATATACTTTATAGAGAATGGTAAGGCGAAAATCGAATTAGGTCTTGCCAAGGGTAAGAAAATGTACGATAAACGGGCTACTCTCAAAGAGCAGCAAGGCAAACGCGAGTTAGCTCGTGTAATGCGCCGTGGTTAG
- a CDS encoding M48 family metallopeptidase, whose protein sequence is MYNNFIYFLVAIFIFSFSPNIEPTGSSLWPLLALMALVIGYRGICRRLFRRLAGAGVGSYLQTERRLSIIALVFYGLGFYLFNLKYYFQFFSLAGHLPALADIAALCFFLFLLAVMWAEGSACHARITGGGQGRWRFIVANIGSSLPIILPWMIFSLAVDIVQGLPISGAENIFVGERGELYLFALFFVFVLLLLPPLIRRLWRCTPLPAGPLRDHLDRFCARQKFSAQYFIWPLLEGRAMTAGVVGVIPGLRYILLTPAIIETMDSDELDAIMAHEIAHVKRGHIFFYICLILGFSVIVGWLIEPLLYTVLSLPPVMALAVSGRVDSENLASLASGIPLVLLLVLYFRYFFGFFIRNFERQADLYTISVMGSASPLIAAFEKISLFTGTKREEPSWHHFGLGQRIDCLAQAEVDASRVKRHNRILACCLASYFIGATLLFFLLNSISVEKMELEYKEKYAIATIIHKAAEEPNNVLWQHLLGDVYLSQKRTEQALAAYEKTVALDPKNAELLNNLSWLLLTVEGRELRDPERALALAETAAFLSQQSHILDTLATAYWATGRKGLAVQTERLALRGDPDRADYYRQRIEMFLGQNYLDSAAGGS, encoded by the coding sequence ATGTATAACAATTTCATATATTTTTTGGTGGCTATCTTTATCTTTAGTTTCAGCCCCAATATTGAACCGACGGGTTCTTCCCTCTGGCCCCTCCTTGCCCTTATGGCTCTGGTTATAGGCTATAGAGGTATCTGTCGCCGTCTCTTTAGACGGTTGGCAGGCGCTGGGGTCGGCAGCTATCTGCAGACTGAGAGGAGGCTTTCAATTATTGCTCTGGTCTTTTATGGGCTGGGCTTTTATCTGTTTAACCTGAAGTATTATTTTCAGTTTTTTTCCCTGGCGGGGCATTTGCCGGCCCTGGCAGATATTGCTGCCCTCTGTTTTTTCCTTTTTCTTCTGGCCGTCATGTGGGCAGAGGGAAGTGCCTGTCATGCCCGTATTACCGGCGGCGGCCAGGGGCGGTGGCGATTTATTGTCGCTAATATTGGCAGTAGTCTGCCCATTATTTTGCCCTGGATGATATTTTCCCTGGCAGTGGATATTGTTCAGGGGCTACCCATTTCCGGTGCGGAAAATATCTTTGTCGGTGAGCGGGGAGAGCTGTATCTCTTTGCTCTCTTCTTTGTCTTTGTCCTCCTGCTCTTACCGCCTCTTATTCGTAGATTGTGGAGATGCACCCCTCTGCCGGCAGGTCCTCTGCGTGACCATTTGGATCGATTCTGCGCCCGGCAGAAATTTTCTGCCCAGTATTTTATCTGGCCCCTGCTGGAGGGTAGGGCCATGACGGCGGGTGTAGTGGGCGTTATCCCTGGCCTTCGCTATATTCTCTTGACCCCGGCAATTATCGAGACCATGGATAGTGACGAACTGGACGCTATTATGGCCCATGAAATAGCCCATGTCAAACGTGGACATATCTTCTTCTACATTTGTCTCATTCTTGGTTTTAGTGTCATCGTTGGTTGGCTGATAGAGCCTCTACTCTATACCGTCCTCAGTCTGCCGCCCGTTATGGCCCTTGCGGTTTCGGGCAGGGTGGATTCGGAGAACCTTGCCTCTCTTGCCAGCGGCATTCCTCTTGTGCTTCTTCTCGTCCTCTACTTCAGATATTTTTTTGGTTTTTTTATTCGTAACTTTGAGAGACAGGCGGATCTCTATACCATCTCTGTTATGGGCTCTGCCTCTCCCCTGATCGCAGCCTTTGAAAAAATTTCTCTCTTTACCGGGACAAAACGAGAGGAGCCGAGTTGGCATCACTTTGGCTTGGGCCAACGTATAGATTGTCTGGCTCAGGCTGAGGTGGATGCTTCTCGGGTTAAGAGGCATAATCGTATTTTGGCCTGCTGTCTGGCCTCCTATTTTATCGGTGCGACCCTCCTCTTTTTTCTTTTAAACTCTATTTCTGTTGAAAAGATGGAGCTTGAGTATAAGGAAAAATATGCCATTGCCACCATTATTCATAAGGCCGCTGAGGAGCCAAATAATGTTCTCTGGCAGCATCTGCTGGGAGACGTCTACCTCAGCCAAAAGAGAACAGAACAGGCCCTTGCCGCCTATGAAAAGACGGTTGCCTTAGATCCTAAGAATGCAGAACTGCTCAATAACCTCTCCTGGCTTCTCCTTACCGTGGAGGGCAGGGAACTGCGTGATCCTGAAAGGGCCCTGGCTTTAGCGGAAACGGCTGCCTTTCTCTCTCAGCAGAGCCATATTCTCGATACCCTGGCCACTGCATATTGGGCTACGGGTAGAAAGGGGCTTGCCGTACAGACAGAGCGTCTTGCCCTGCGCGGAGATCCAGATAGGGCGGATTATTATAGGCAGAGAATAGAGATGTTTTTGGGCCAGAATTATTTGGACTCAGCCGCCGGTGGTAGTTAA
- a CDS encoding DUF3427 domain-containing protein, producing the protein MSEQLPAGIYERVLDTELQELLQNHPELKVILRKIDDELAPHVYSQFVGKLIQETLHSAKKEQRIDIFNRILDVLSATDGLAYQQRHKLLGAESNLLLQVSKDSQAYVRPKTPMTTSSLLTGLGIDPPLEHELRAEMFTADRVDILISFIKWSGLRLLRPALEALAERNVPVRILSTSYMGVSDPAALEWLDRQPNIEVRVSYDSGGTRLHAKAYHFMRESGCSTAYIGSANMSHSAMTNGLEWTVKVTAHDMPHILSRFIADFASYWQSPEFEVFDKDRFQSVIQRFKQGVENSTPFFAEITPRPFQLRILESLTAARQNNSFRNLIVAATGTGKTVISALDYQRYIAGRGKQEPLLFVAHRKEILEQAMGCFRTVLRDQNFGELLVDHRVPTEWNHVFASIQSLNSKRPWRDFSREHFRFVIIDEAHHGRAASYRCLFDETCIDPEILLGLTATPERMDGSQIVADFDNRFAAEIRLPEALEEKLLCPFHYFGVSDSIDLASDTFWRNGRYDSKELEKVLTGDDIRARQRLDVVLQALERYQPNLAEVKAIGFCAGVKHAQYMADNFNKAGIVSKTLLGETPREERAESLRAFRAGKIHFLFTVDVLSEGVDIPEINLVLFLRPTESVTVFLQQLGRGLRHAPNKDCLTVLDFVGQTHRKYRLDNKFAALLSRRRQRIDREVEDDFPSLPPGCSIILERIARERIIAKIKSVLGSLNNFVPEVLRTWEQDHGSPVTFAAFIEETGLSPVQILRKKTWSEWKALANNQPQPADPDLQKARKALPRIALRTDPQLLEDLSSSSLDLSLEDPEERYGVEQATAMHYLFWGEKAEKIGVVGVQESFLKWRRNSSVLADVAEIAEWRRQGPAFPVRKIALPFPCNLQLHACYGSAEIKAALGLATVDRPGPAGQGVIHAKELKAYVHLLTFRKVERDFSPTTLYRDYPISPAQLHWESQSTIRQESGTGQNYIHFQERGYTILFFARLEKCIDGETAPFIYLGPAKELLSCQDNRPMKMVWQLEYDMPAALFEDARNV; encoded by the coding sequence ATGAGTGAACAACTACCTGCTGGTATATATGAGAGAGTGCTTGATACAGAGCTTCAGGAGTTGTTGCAAAATCATCCTGAGTTGAAGGTGATCCTGCGAAAAATAGATGATGAGCTTGCACCTCACGTCTATAGCCAGTTTGTAGGCAAGCTTATACAGGAAACGCTTCATTCAGCTAAAAAAGAGCAGCGAATAGATATTTTTAATCGAATTCTTGATGTGCTCTCGGCAACGGATGGTTTGGCGTATCAGCAGAGGCATAAATTACTGGGTGCTGAGAGCAATCTTTTGCTTCAGGTCAGTAAGGATTCCCAGGCCTATGTTCGCCCTAAGACCCCCATGACAACCAGTTCCCTCTTAACGGGTCTTGGTATAGATCCTCCACTGGAGCATGAACTTCGGGCAGAGATGTTTACTGCCGATCGGGTTGATATTCTTATTTCCTTTATAAAATGGTCGGGTTTGCGTCTTTTGCGACCAGCTCTGGAGGCCTTGGCAGAGAGAAATGTACCTGTCCGTATACTCTCCACCAGCTATATGGGGGTAAGTGATCCTGCCGCCTTGGAGTGGCTTGATAGGCAACCCAATATAGAGGTAAGGGTCTCCTATGATAGTGGTGGCACAAGGCTTCATGCTAAGGCCTACCATTTTATGCGCGAGAGTGGTTGCTCTACAGCATATATTGGTTCAGCTAATATGTCCCATTCTGCCATGACCAATGGTTTAGAGTGGACGGTTAAAGTCACAGCACATGATATGCCCCATATTCTCTCCAGATTTATTGCTGATTTTGCGAGCTACTGGCAAAGCCCGGAGTTTGAGGTTTTTGATAAAGATCGCTTTCAATCGGTTATTCAACGTTTTAAGCAGGGCGTTGAAAATAGTACACCCTTTTTTGCAGAGATTACACCCCGTCCTTTTCAGCTTCGAATATTAGAATCCCTTACTGCGGCAAGACAAAATAACTCTTTTAGAAATCTTATTGTTGCCGCAACAGGTACAGGGAAGACGGTTATTTCTGCCCTTGATTATCAGCGATATATAGCTGGCAGAGGAAAACAGGAACCCCTTTTGTTTGTAGCCCATCGCAAAGAGATTCTTGAACAGGCAATGGGTTGTTTCAGAACCGTGCTACGGGACCAAAATTTTGGAGAGTTGTTAGTTGATCATAGGGTGCCCACTGAGTGGAATCATGTATTTGCCTCAATACAGAGTTTAAATAGTAAACGACCTTGGCGGGATTTTAGCAGAGAGCATTTTCGTTTTGTTATTATTGATGAGGCTCATCATGGCAGGGCAGCAAGTTATCGATGCCTGTTTGATGAAACCTGCATAGATCCAGAAATTTTGCTTGGCCTAACGGCAACTCCAGAGCGAATGGATGGCAGTCAGATCGTGGCCGATTTTGATAATCGTTTTGCGGCAGAGATTCGACTTCCAGAGGCATTGGAAGAGAAGCTGCTCTGCCCCTTTCACTATTTTGGTGTCTCGGACAGTATTGACCTTGCCAGTGATACCTTTTGGCGCAATGGACGCTATGACTCTAAAGAGCTGGAAAAAGTTTTGACCGGGGATGATATTCGGGCAAGACAAAGGCTTGATGTTGTTTTGCAGGCACTGGAGCGTTATCAACCAAACTTAGCCGAGGTGAAGGCTATAGGCTTTTGTGCCGGGGTGAAACATGCCCAGTATATGGCAGATAATTTTAATAAGGCTGGCATTGTCTCTAAGACCTTATTGGGAGAAACACCGCGTGAAGAGCGGGCAGAGAGTTTGCGGGCGTTTCGGGCAGGGAAAATCCACTTTTTGTTTACAGTTGATGTCTTGAGTGAGGGTGTTGATATTCCAGAGATTAATCTTGTCCTTTTTCTGAGACCTACAGAAAGTGTCACTGTCTTTCTCCAGCAGCTTGGTCGAGGACTTCGCCATGCGCCAAATAAAGATTGTCTAACCGTTCTTGATTTTGTCGGGCAGACACATAGGAAATACCGGCTTGATAATAAATTTGCGGCCCTGCTCTCTCGCCGTCGGCAAAGAATAGACCGGGAGGTGGAGGATGATTTCCCCAGTCTTCCCCCTGGCTGTAGTATTATTTTGGAGCGTATAGCCCGTGAACGTATCATTGCCAAGATAAAAAGTGTTCTTGGCAGTTTGAACAATTTTGTTCCCGAGGTTCTGAGAACATGGGAACAAGATCACGGCTCACCTGTGACATTTGCTGCCTTCATAGAGGAGACAGGGCTTTCGCCTGTGCAGATTTTACGTAAAAAGACATGGTCAGAGTGGAAGGCTCTTGCCAATAATCAACCTCAACCCGCTGATCCTGATCTGCAAAAAGCACGGAAGGCCTTGCCTCGAATTGCCCTGAGGACAGATCCTCAGTTGTTGGAGGATCTTAGCTCTTCATCATTGGATTTGTCCTTGGAAGATCCTGAGGAAAGGTATGGGGTGGAACAGGCAACAGCCATGCATTATCTGTTTTGGGGAGAGAAGGCAGAGAAAATTGGGGTTGTAGGGGTGCAAGAATCTTTTCTGAAATGGAGACGAAATAGCTCTGTTTTGGCAGATGTTGCAGAAATTGCAGAATGGCGCCGGCAAGGACCAGCTTTTCCGGTGAGAAAAATAGCACTCCCCTTTCCCTGCAATTTGCAGCTTCATGCCTGCTATGGCTCGGCGGAAATTAAAGCAGCCCTGGGTCTTGCCACGGTTGACAGGCCAGGGCCTGCTGGCCAGGGTGTTATTCATGCGAAAGAGTTGAAAGCGTACGTGCATCTGCTTACTTTCCGGAAGGTTGAGCGAGATTTCTCGCCGACAACCTTGTATCGGGACTACCCTATTAGCCCGGCTCAACTTCATTGGGAAAGTCAGTCAACGATAAGACAAGAAAGTGGTACAGGACAAAATTATATTCACTTTCAAGAGCGGGGCTATACGATTTTGTTTTTTGCAAGATTGGAGAAATGCATTGATGGGGAGACGGCCCCTTTCATCTATCTTGGCCCAGCGAAAGAGCTCCTCTCATGTCAGGACAATCGTCCCATGAAGATGGTTTGGCAACTTGAGTATGACATGCCAGCAGCTCTGTTTGAAGATGCAAGAAATGTGTAA
- a CDS encoding DUF6933 domain-containing protein codes for MLIFNCTKAAADFFTLTRKGEKVSPLSAPPKKAIDDLGSGNEIISPWQLHVVSVKRRKVLFAMHIMTRYCMLFTGLKKGDVAGFLSLFCERLLNSMGFLAEGIDGCDEFLSRSIFDKFLEKNSEYYFCQRSDNSVLAHLRDAKWLFENQLDHVGYFPNNMEEAAGFDEQANDTPRRSKGHKHHFFPDEEMLISWVNRYSKPGAYSETRLREFFGKKRSERYLKIIAEHAGFEDVYEKMAEFAQMDDGSLEEQAKGPKKDNIIPFPGLGKK; via the coding sequence ATGTTGATTTTCAACTGCACCAAGGCTGCGGCTGATTTTTTTACCCTTACCCGCAAGGGAGAGAAGGTATCTCCTTTGAGTGCTCCGCCCAAAAAGGCCATTGATGATTTGGGCTCTGGCAATGAGATAATTTCGCCCTGGCAGTTGCATGTTGTTTCGGTAAAGCGGAGAAAGGTGTTGTTTGCCATGCATATCATGACTCGTTACTGCATGCTTTTCACGGGGCTGAAAAAGGGTGATGTTGCTGGCTTTCTCTCTCTTTTCTGCGAACGTTTGCTCAATAGCATGGGTTTTTTGGCGGAAGGAATTGATGGTTGTGATGAATTCTTATCGCGCTCAATATTTGACAAATTTCTTGAAAAAAACAGTGAGTACTACTTTTGTCAGCGAAGTGATAATAGTGTGCTGGCCCATCTTCGGGATGCCAAGTGGCTTTTTGAAAATCAATTGGATCATGTTGGCTATTTTCCTAATAATATGGAAGAGGCAGCTGGTTTTGATGAGCAGGCCAATGATACGCCTCGTAGAAGTAAGGGGCATAAGCACCATTTTTTCCCAGATGAGGAGATGTTGATTAGCTGGGTAAATCGATATAGTAAGCCTGGCGCTTACTCTGAGACAAGGCTACGGGAGTTCTTTGGGAAAAAGCGTAGCGAGAGGTATCTGAAAATTATTGCTGAACATGCAGGGTTTGAAGATGTTTACGAGAAGATGGCGGAGTTTGCCCAGATGGATGATGGCTCACTCGAAGAGCAGGCGAAGGGACCAAAGAAAGATAATATCATTCCATTTCCAGGTCTTGGCAAGAAATAG
- a CDS encoding transglutaminase-like cysteine peptidase has product MSFGKVVFLKNFCKHQFLFRRIVVLFILLISLLGVVEGSNLFTISDKTLESAELKYGERAKRRLLAWQNLIREDVSSADGEKLEKVNAFFNQLQFVSDIKHWKKKDYWATPVEFLASGAGDCEDFSLAKYFTLKAIGIPEKKLNLTYVKALRLNQAHMVVTYYGKPGAIPLVLDNLIPAIKLATKRKDLLPVFSFNGSGLWLSKSRGQGKKVGGSDRLKNWQNLLKRMPAGLN; this is encoded by the coding sequence ATGTCGTTTGGCAAGGTAGTTTTTTTGAAAAATTTCTGTAAACATCAGTTCTTGTTTCGACGAATAGTTGTGTTATTTATCCTCCTGATCTCTCTTCTAGGGGTTGTGGAGGGCAGCAATCTCTTTACCATTTCCGATAAGACTCTTGAATCTGCCGAGTTAAAATATGGTGAAAGGGCTAAGCGACGACTTCTTGCCTGGCAGAATCTGATTCGTGAAGATGTAAGCAGTGCGGATGGGGAAAAGTTGGAAAAGGTGAATGCCTTTTTTAATCAACTACAGTTTGTCTCTGATATAAAACACTGGAAAAAGAAAGATTATTGGGCGACCCCCGTCGAATTTCTGGCCTCAGGGGCAGGCGATTGCGAAGATTTTTCTCTGGCAAAATATTTTACCCTTAAAGCCATCGGCATACCAGAAAAAAAGCTTAACCTTACCTATGTTAAGGCCCTGCGTCTTAATCAAGCCCATATGGTTGTCACCTATTATGGCAAACCCGGTGCGATACCTCTGGTTCTCGATAATCTTATCCCTGCTATTAAGCTGGCGACAAAGAGAAAGGATCTCTTACCTGTTTTTAGTTTTAATGGTTCGGGACTCTGGCTTTCCAAATCCCGTGGTCAGGGAAAGAAGGTGGGCGGCAGTGATAGACTCAAAAATTGGCAAAATCTTCTCAAGAGAATGCCAGCAGGACTCAACTGA
- a CDS encoding EAL domain-containing protein, whose product MTLYRQLVIFTLILFVLLFSAIWVEKLQSTRSFLLTQMESHAQDTATSLSLSLSPIVAEGDIPTVETMMNAVFDGGYYRVISFKDMEGAVITERLLKITLEGVPQWFIDLVPIQAPSAEALVMAGWTQAGVLYVESHPGYAYRAMWDAAVKMSLYFLLAGSLVLLLGGFGLRLLLKPLKRVELQAEAICRRDFRIQEKLPKTKELRQVVQSMNRMTNQVREMFSGQVKIAERFRRNAYSDQLTGLGNRRYITGQVEARLESGGESMHGALLMLQLDNLQKVNELDGFAAGDELLKKVADIIKQETKMLNDVALARLTGGDFAIFISEISSVAVYDLAEKISQKVTRLAVENASHSDNIAHIGGVVYEETPTLPKLLAEADNALQAARQQGPNKWLVNFLSSGADDLIKGKSWWKETLENVLERGEIILFRQPVMNSTDQNRVQHQELLSRIAMDSGEIVSAGVFVPLAERLQLVSRLDKVVLEKVFAQKEKMADLHTIAVNVSPSSLDDSAFVDWVLAELGQLQDKSIHIIFEFPEFGAVQYLDVVKDFARKIQKLGHGIGLDHFGQSFSNFGYLKSLRPEYVKIDRAFTKELDADNGDSEFFIGALCGVAHSLDIRVIAEGVERAEQVDLLVELNVDALQGYLFGEPKHV is encoded by the coding sequence ATGACACTCTATAGGCAACTTGTTATATTTACACTCATTCTTTTTGTGTTGCTCTTCTCCGCTATCTGGGTTGAAAAATTGCAGAGTACCCGTTCATTCCTGCTCACTCAGATGGAATCCCACGCTCAGGATACGGCCACATCTCTTAGTCTCTCCCTGTCGCCGATAGTGGCTGAAGGCGATATTCCAACCGTTGAGACGATGATGAATGCGGTGTTTGATGGAGGCTATTACCGGGTTATCAGCTTTAAAGATATGGAGGGTGCGGTTATTACTGAGCGTCTCCTCAAAATTACCCTCGAAGGTGTACCCCAGTGGTTTATTGACCTTGTTCCTATCCAGGCCCCGAGTGCAGAGGCTTTGGTCATGGCGGGCTGGACTCAGGCGGGGGTGCTCTATGTGGAAAGTCATCCCGGTTATGCCTATAGGGCCATGTGGGATGCGGCTGTAAAGATGAGTCTCTATTTTCTGCTGGCCGGATCTCTGGTTCTTCTTTTGGGTGGTTTTGGTTTACGTCTGCTCTTGAAACCGCTTAAACGTGTTGAACTACAGGCCGAGGCTATTTGTCGTAGAGATTTTCGTATTCAGGAGAAACTGCCGAAAACCAAGGAACTGCGTCAGGTTGTGCAATCTATGAATCGGATGACAAATCAGGTGCGGGAGATGTTTTCCGGGCAGGTAAAGATTGCAGAGCGTTTTCGGCGAAATGCCTACAGCGATCAGCTGACGGGACTTGGTAATAGGCGATATATAACAGGTCAGGTTGAAGCTCGTCTTGAATCGGGTGGGGAATCGATGCATGGAGCGCTTCTCATGCTTCAGTTGGATAATCTGCAGAAGGTCAATGAGCTTGATGGTTTTGCCGCAGGTGATGAGCTCTTGAAAAAGGTTGCCGATATCATTAAGCAAGAAACAAAAATGCTCAACGATGTTGCCCTGGCAAGACTTACAGGTGGTGATTTTGCAATTTTTATCTCCGAGATCAGTTCCGTCGCAGTCTATGACCTTGCTGAAAAAATCAGCCAAAAAGTTACTCGACTAGCAGTGGAAAATGCAAGCCATTCTGACAATATTGCTCATATAGGAGGGGTTGTCTATGAGGAGACGCCCACCCTGCCAAAGCTTTTGGCCGAGGCGGATAATGCTCTGCAGGCCGCCAGGCAGCAGGGACCGAATAAGTGGCTGGTCAATTTCCTCTCTTCAGGGGCCGATGATCTTATCAAGGGAAAATCGTGGTGGAAAGAGACCCTGGAGAATGTTTTAGAGAGGGGTGAAATTATTCTTTTTCGCCAACCTGTAATGAACAGTACGGATCAAAACAGGGTGCAACACCAAGAGCTCTTATCACGCATTGCCATGGACTCTGGTGAAATTGTCAGTGCGGGTGTTTTTGTTCCACTCGCCGAGCGATTACAACTCGTCTCCAGGCTTGACAAGGTGGTATTGGAAAAGGTTTTTGCCCAGAAAGAGAAGATGGCAGATCTGCATACGATTGCCGTTAATGTTTCTCCCTCATCCCTTGATGATAGTGCTTTTGTTGATTGGGTGCTGGCTGAACTCGGTCAACTACAGGACAAATCAATACATATTATTTTTGAATTCCCAGAGTTTGGAGCTGTGCAGTATCTTGATGTGGTGAAGGATTTTGCTCGAAAAATTCAAAAGCTAGGTCATGGTATAGGGCTTGATCATTTTGGCCAGAGTTTTTCTAATTTTGGTTACCTCAAATCTCTTCGTCCCGAATATGTAAAGATTGACCGGGCCTTTACCAAAGAGTTGGACGCGGACAATGGCGATAGTGAATTTTTCATCGGCGCCCTCTGCGGCGTGGCGCACAGTCTTGATATCCGAGTAATTGCCGAGGGTGTCGAGCGAGCGGAACAGGTTGATCTCTTAGTTGAGCTCAATGTTGACGCCCTGCAGGGCTACCTGTTCGGTGAGCCTAAGCATGTGTAA
- a CDS encoding GspE/PulE family protein, which yields MNIVTKTIPYSFASRHLIVPIEQKGTHLKVAVYHPDSKDVLHDIEQANQLQVSACLATKADIRKILSEFFGFQRSISAAESQCGSFRDDMSVDIGNLERYVKISSTKELTSSDQHIKSALNHIFQYALDQRASDIHVEPKRETTMVRFRIDGALHIIYTLPKAVHSALISRIKFLARLDIAEKRRPQDGRIKLGAKNNLEVEVRVSTVPVSFGEKVVMRILDPSVIFQDISGLGLSPRDLHVYNSCIAAPHGIFLVTGPTGSGKSTTLYSTLKAISSSEKNIVTVEDPVEMVYEEFNQIAVQPLIDVTFSTILRNILRQDPDIIMIGEIRDHETAAHAVQAAMTGHLVFSTLHTNDAASAVARLEDLGLQPFMIASTLLGCMAQRLVKTICTSCAEEYSVSCQELRRMGFPVEGDGEMRLKRGKGCRECRGTGYRGRCGIFEIFPVSPPLKRLIGTGELGGDVEQLAIREGMTTLREDAWQKVQAGITTCEEVLRVTSDDNFKPFSA from the coding sequence ATGAATATTGTCACCAAGACAATCCCCTATAGCTTTGCCTCCCGCCATCTTATTGTGCCCATAGAGCAAAAGGGGACTCATCTTAAGGTGGCCGTTTATCATCCCGATAGTAAGGATGTCCTGCATGATATTGAGCAGGCAAATCAGCTTCAGGTTTCCGCCTGTCTGGCCACTAAGGCAGATATACGGAAAATACTGTCGGAATTTTTTGGTTTTCAACGCTCTATCTCGGCGGCAGAGAGTCAATGTGGCTCCTTCCGGGATGATATGTCTGTGGATATAGGCAATCTTGAGAGGTATGTGAAGATATCTTCCACCAAGGAGCTGACCTCTTCTGATCAGCATATAAAGTCTGCTCTGAACCATATCTTTCAGTATGCCCTGGATCAGCGGGCCAGTGATATCCATGTTGAGCCCAAACGGGAAACGACCATGGTCCGTTTTCGTATAGATGGGGCCCTCCATATCATCTATACCCTGCCCAAGGCCGTTCACTCTGCCCTGATCTCTCGGATAAAATTTTTAGCCCGTCTCGATATTGCAGAAAAACGAAGACCACAGGATGGCCGTATTAAACTGGGAGCTAAGAATAATCTGGAGGTTGAGGTGCGGGTGTCGACGGTGCCCGTCTCCTTTGGCGAAAAGGTGGTGATGCGTATCCTTGATCCCTCGGTCATCTTTCAGGATATTTCGGGCCTTGGTCTCTCTCCCCGTGATTTGCATGTCTATAATAGTTGTATAGCTGCCCCCCACGGTATCTTCCTGGTGACCGGGCCGACGGGTAGTGGTAAATCGACGACCCTCTACTCCACCCTCAAGGCTATCTCCAGCTCAGAGAAGAATATTGTCACCGTTGAAGATCCTGTGGAGATGGTCTATGAGGAGTTTAATCAAATTGCCGTTCAGCCACTGATCGACGTCACCTTCTCAACCATTCTGCGTAATATTCTCCGGCAGGATCCCGATATTATTATGATCGGGGAGATTCGTGATCATGAAACAGCGGCCCATGCGGTCCAGGCGGCCATGACCGGCCATCTGGTCTTTTCCACCCTTCATACCAACGATGCCGCCAGTGCAGTGGCCCGTCTTGAGGATCTGGGCCTGCAACCATTTATGATTGCCTCCACCCTGCTTGGCTGTATGGCCCAACGTCTGGTCAAGACTATTTGCACCTCCTGTGCCGAGGAGTATTCGGTGAGTTGTCAGGAGCTGCGGCGGATGGGCTTTCCTGTCGAGGGCGATGGCGAGATGCGTTTGAAGAGGGGCAAGGGCTGTCGGGAGTGCCGTGGTACCGGCTATAGAGGCAGATGTGGCATCTTCGAGATTTTTCCTGTATCACCGCCCCTGAAACGGTTGATTGGTACTGGTGAGCTGGGTGGCGATGTAGAACAGCTTGCAATTCGTGAGGGAATGACTACCTTAAGAGAGGATGCTTGGCAGAAGGTACAGGCAGGGATAACCACTTGCGAAGAAGTCCTGCGGGTCACCTCCGATGATAATTTTAAACCCTTCAGCGCCTAG